GTCCAGCGCACTCCTCACTCAACAACTCTCCCTCGATACTCTCCCCCCGCACCAAGAAACCACggaatcctcctcctcgatccctCCCAATCCCCAATCCCAGCATCCCCGAGATCCGCCTCCCAGCGCGATCCCAACCTcatggcgtcgccgccggggaagaagggggaaggcggcggcgatggcggcggcgggaaggcgGAGTGGCTGATCTACGCGTTCGTGGCGCGCGGCACGGCGGTGCTGGCGGAGTACACCGAGTTCACCGGCAACTTCCCGGCGCTCGCGGCGCAGTGCCTGCAGCGGCTCCCcgcctcgggcggcggcggctccggcggtggcgcgccggCGCGGTTCAGCTACGCGTGCGACGGGCACACCTTCAacttcctcctccaccgcggCTACGGTGAGACATTGCGGCGCGACGTGTCGGCCAATGCCTTTTGATCTGTCGCGGTTTGATCaccactactagtagtagtgttCTTTCAGTGAGTTCTTTAGCTGTTGCTAAGAATGTTTTAGGGGGTATAAAGTTTTGATCCTCATAGCTGCTGCATCTAAACCAGTTGTAGATCATAGCTGGGCATGCATACGATTAATCCGCTGCGGTAAATTCAATCAAAATCTTTATTAAGGTTGCAGACATGCCGGATCGAAACGAAACTATAcgagaagaaaataaaaaggcatTTCTAGATTAACAAATTTAGGAAGCAATGTTAAGTATGCTACCATGCTCCAGAAGGAGATAGAATCCAACGTTTACTGTATTGTGGTATAGACGGAATCATGTTTGCAGATTAATTACCGAGAAAAGGGtgcatatgaaaaatagcagCAGCAATTAGTAATAGGGATGTGGATAAATGCCTCGAATTAGTGGGATGGAATGATATTGATTTCAATGTAATGTGGGCAATTTTCTCTTCGATTGTGCTGGCTTAGAGGGATATCCCTTcttcctatatagttggtacccactagAAGACTTATTGCTATAAAGCTTACACCACGTTGCGCCATGTCGTCCTTTTTTTCCTGAGCCGTTGGATTGTCTGCATGTCTCTGGGTCGACATTAGATCGACATTCAACAATATTGGGCCAGCCCACTCATGGGCCTCTGTATTAGTACAAGGAATTAACTAACTTGCCTCTCATAAACCAGACCATGAGACACTAACCCTGCTGTTGCAATACTGCTCTCTTGGTTACCAGTTACCACCATCATGATGTCCTTCTTCCTTGATATGATGGTCTCATGGATGTGAGGAGCCCTTTTTATTCTCACATTAACAAATAAAATGCCATCATCCTATTGCCACAAAAGGTTTACTTCTCAATTATCAACCATGTTTGTCCATAGTCTTGCATGGGCCATTTTATACTGAACTTTGTACTGTTATGTCTACATAGTATAATATCCAGATGTTGACATAGTCATGGTAACACTAACACCTTTTCCTATGCACATTTTGCAGCCTATTGTGTAGTTGCAAAGGAATCTGTCCCAAAGAATGTCTCGGTGGCTTTTCTAGAAAGGTTGAAAGATGACTTCATGAAGAGATATGGAGGTGGTAAAGCTGATACAGCTCTTGCAAAAAGTCTGAATAAAGAATACGGGTATGTCTGTTATAAGTACTTCAGAAAATTACAGAGAATGTAATTTTGCTTTTGTGCTGAAAATTTAGCATTCTTACTGCAGACCAGTTATAAAGCAGCACATGCAGTATGTTCTTGATCATTCAGAAGAAATAGAGAAGACATTGAAAGTGCAAGCCCAAGTTTCTGAAGTTAAAAATATCATGTTAGAAAACATAGAGAAGGTATACTTCATTCCTTCCCCTCGTCTTTGTACTCGAAGAGCATATGATGCTTGTGGCTTTGTGTTGTTTTGTTCATAAATTTGATTGGTAAACCATGAATTCCTAACACAATTATATGTTGAATTGCTTCTGGTTTAGATTACTCAGCGCTATCGCTATGTGAGTGTTATTAATACAGAAGACATCATCTCTGACAAAAAGTACATTTATCTTCAGTAAAAAGATCAAATTCAAACTTTTCATGCAGTCATACTACAGTTGAACTATTGGAGTGAATGCAAATTAAATTGTGCTAGGTGTGGTCCACATTTGCAGTTGGTTGCCCTCTGTTTTTTACCGAGTTAATCTTAATGGGCTTCCTCTTTAAAAAGGTCATGTAAGTAGTATTATGTTTGCAACTTTGCATCCTCTCTTGGACAAACTGAAGCATGCTCGTTCCGTTTCTTTGAGGTACACTTGCTCATGATTTACCAGCCAAAAGAAAAGTAATTTATGGTACAGTTTCATGCTAGTTGGATAGCAAGAGTACAAGACAACACACAACATTATGATAGCTATTACACTTGCTTTAGTTTCAAGTGTTGGAGATCTGGACATCAGGATAGCAAGGTGCCATCTGCCAAAGCTGATATTTACCCTtttataatcttatattaattGCTCAAGCTGTGTGCTTTACATATTAAGAATTTTGTTTTGCTTGGTTCTATCTGAACGCAAGACCTGGAATGTAACAAATAGAAATGTcgcgttcttttttttttttaatttaagaaAAGGGAACATTGTGGAATCATCAACGGTTTAGCAGTTTTGGTGATGCCTTGAATTAAGCTATCTTCATCCATTATTACAGTCTGTTCATTTATGCTTCTTTGTGGTATTTTCAGACTTTGGGTCGTGGAGAAAAACTGAGTGAACTTCAAGATAAGACTTCCGATCTACAAAGTCAGGTACTCAAGCCGTCTGTTCTATTTGCTGCTTTGCATAGATCCTATGGCATATACATAATCAATGTCCATTTCTTTTATGTAATTCAGGCCCAGGAATTCAAAAAGAAGGGAGTGAAAATTCGTAGGAAGACATGGTTGCAGAACATGAAAATCAAATTGGTGGTTCTTGGAATTCTTTTGCTTCTTGTAATAATCGTATGGGTGTCTGTTTGTCAAGGGTTTGACTGCACCAAGCACTGAAAGTAACTACTATCCTACTGTCGGTATAGCTCTGCTATATAATAGTTTGGAGACGTGAGATTGTGTCGGTGAAATCAAGTGCATTATTGACTCTTTGGCTTGATTTCTGCTGCACATTTATCGCGATACAAATGTAAAGTTGAGTTGGTGTCAAGTGTTATTCAAACCGTGTGACCAACATTACATAAAGTAGTAATAGTACGGTTGCTTGTCGATTGATCCTAATCAtacctactttttttttgttccccAAATCAAGAGATGAATATTATGTTGCAGTTAAGTGAATCATGGTAACCTCATTTGGTAGAAAAACTTTAAGATAAATTGTTGTTCGCTTGGTTCTTTGCCCTAAACCTAGTCAGAGAAGGTCTTGCTGTAGTTTCAGGATATAACATAAGACATGAGAGAGAAGAAACTTTGATAGAAGAGCAAATTTCAGAAAACGTCATGTATAACATAACAACGTTTAATTTTTGTTCTCACATAACCACAGGTGTtccatcatactccctccgtcttaaaatatactaAATTTCCTACCACATtctatacttcctccgtcttaaaatatactaaaattcCTACCACATTCTATtcaggttcttatattttgggacgttAGGAGTATTAACAAATATCGCAGGTTTTAGTGACACGTGCATGTGACATGGCGCTCCACGTCACCTAAGCTCACCTGCCATGTTGTGGGGTCAAAAGGGCGGGATCGTACGGGGGATAGCATATGCACCAAACCGTGTGTTTTATTAATCAAGTTTGTTCATTTATTTaagccgagtttagttccaaactttttttttcaaacttctaactttttcatcacatcaaaactttcttacactcgTAAGCTTCcagcttttccatcacatcgttccaattttaactagacaagttttgtgaaatttactctagaCAAAGTTTTAgtcttttttaataatggaatgaAACATTCTGGCCTTTACTCAAaagttacagccaattattacaaagtttACACAAAAGTAAACTCACACAAGCAagctaataaaaaccaagcaaGGTAAAAACCCCACAACTATTGAATTCTAGTGGAGAATTCCCACTCGAAGTTGGTAAAGAGGTGCATGATCCTAGATACAATAGGATACAATGCTGGTACACCAACGAGCCTGCTCAATCTAGCTAACAAAAGAGTCACGTTATTATTAGCACCATAGCTTAaataaatctctactattataaaaattgaagatgtttttgccggtattttggtatgtcatccgtgtttgaatcgattttaattttatgtttcggTTTTAATCTCTATCTCTCTACTTAAAGACCGAGAAATTTCTAGAGTcggtaaaaaaaggaaaaaaaagcccgagtaaaaaaaagggaaaaaaagcccgagtaaaaaagaaaaaaaagtccgactaaaaaggtaaaaaaagaaaaaaaaatgtacgaCTCAAGAAGCGATAAAAAAGCTTCTGCCGTCAGTAAAAAAAATCGTCCGACTCcatgaaaaagggaaaaaaaagtctcgccagtaaaaaaaaagtcagttTGGTTTCTTTTGGCATCGGTATTTTTCAGACCTTTTCTTTCACGTGAAAGAGCTTTTTTTTCGCACGCGCTATTggtttttttctagttttttacATCCGATCTGTTCACTCGCCTCTCAGACCTTTTTCTTTGGTCAACTTTTTTGTCACCGGTTTTTTCTCCCGTGTGCTTTTGGTTTTTCTCATCCGGCTTTTTTAATCCAATCTATTCGCTGCACGTTTCCCGAgttgaaccctagcgccgcgccggcgccataTCGATTGTGTGTTTTCTACTCTAATTTGATTGCAAAAAATCGATTCCCACTCCTTCCTTATCATTTTCTCCATGATTTTTCCAGCTttatttggtcaaatttaatcTAAATTTTgtcgatgatgatgacgatatTCCCTTATCGTTTTTATCTCGAGTTTTACGCTctgattttggaaaaaaaaggaaaataggagatcgagtggatcaaaaaccctcaaccaattttgggtgatcgagaaagattcggACCGATTTGATGGGTCAAATGAAGTAGGCCAAATGGAGGGAAGCAGGCCAAACGGAAGGAGGTAGCAAATTGGCTTAGGGTTAAAAAGGAAGGAAGGTTTTCGGCCCAAAACCcagaaaatattttcattaactTGTTTAATTGTAATATATAGCGATCCcaatattaaaattttcattaccttttttaattataatgatCCCAATATTTCAATTTATTGCTCAGCTGTTATTATATCATTGAAAAAAcgtttttacccgttgcaacgcacgggcagtTTTTCTagttattataaatattaaagatgtttttgccagtactttggtacgtcattcgtgtaaatacaaaaggagtcgtataagaaatctcttttaaaACAACTCGcttgctaacttgagatgatcggactcctaattataacttatgattttctagaaaaaaatatatatccaagagAATTCTCAAAGTGAATTTCACtttaactaaaccgtataataataagattcatatagccttcacccgttacAATGCACAGacattttttctattcctcatATAATTAAAAGGTGTCCCCAACAGGGAAAGAAAGCCTTACGGACCAAACGGCATTACACAATGGACACAGTAAATCCTTCACCCTGCATCCAAAAGTTCAAAGGCATACAAATTTATCCTAAAACTTGTGGTGCAAAATAGAGCTAAAGGCGATTGTATTCTGCAAAATATATTAGGTGAAATGAAGTCAGGCTCACTCCAAACATTAACCATTTTTCTTGTCACATGCATATAAGAAAAGACATCGATTTTCATGAGATTGTTGGAAATTTAATTTAGGTTGTGCTTTTTTGTtttatactccatctgtttcacaatctatatacacatatatacacatatgtatatagattcattaacatatatataaatatggaca
The window above is part of the Oryza sativa Japonica Group chromosome 7, ASM3414082v1 genome. Proteins encoded here:
- the LOC4342836 gene encoding vesicle-associated membrane protein 724 — its product is MASPPGKKGEGGGDGGGGKAEWLIYAFVARGTAVLAEYTEFTGNFPALAAQCLQRLPASGGGGSGGGAPARFSYACDGHTFNFLLHRGYAYCVVAKESVPKNVSVAFLERLKDDFMKRYGGGKADTALAKSLNKEYGPVIKQHMQYVLDHSEEIEKTLKVQAQVSEVKNIMLENIEKTLGRGEKLSELQDKTSDLQSQAQEFKKKGVKIRRKTWLQNMKIKLVVLGILLLLVIIVWVSVCQGFDCTKH